A window of the Arachis duranensis cultivar V14167 chromosome 5, aradu.V14167.gnm2.J7QH, whole genome shotgun sequence genome harbors these coding sequences:
- the LOC107490297 gene encoding E3 ubiquitin-protein ligase ATL42, whose translation MKNINNNDNNKHGSIITLLLLVLISMLIQHVRAINPSSSSSGDAVSNFQPSLVVVIGILGLMFSLTFVLLVFAKFCQRGALVPLLQTENQENQLLSRSRRFSGIDKNVIESLPFFRFSSLKGSKEGLECSVCLSKFEDVEILRLLPKCKHAFHIDCIDHWLEKHASCPLCRHKVNPADESIFAYSNSLRRLVINNSAADEDSNMELFVQREEEEEGGEAERRGSTRFSIGSISLRRLFSKDVKEEELPIQNRTDCENKEYHKHKHRITVSDVVFKNRWSNVSSSDIMFLNSEMLNEVSSCRFDNQNANDQGILNLKEEMERKISFESKIGAINKINNSNSDKAPSSSSSSTSIKHLMNEHSEKRSMSEIIGVSRFGEIGMMMKQQNRAFNKDSSSLIDENNNMKEERMRQLWFPIARRTVQWFVNRETRSHHKNNQKTLDV comes from the coding sequence ATGaagaatattaataataatgataataataaacatGGTTCTATTATTACCCTCTTATTATTAGTTCTAATTTCAATGTTAATCCAGCATGTTAGAGCAATAaatccttcttcttcatcatcaggAGATGCTGTGTCCAATTTCCAACCAAGCCTTGTTGTTGTGATAGGAATCCTTGGCCTAATGTTTTCACTAACATTTGTTCTTCttgtttttgccaaattttgcCAAAGAGGAGCACTTGTCCCTCTTCTCCAAACAGAGAATCAAGAAAACCAGTTGTTATCAAGGTCTAGAAGATTCTCAGGAATTGATAAGAATGTTATTGAGTCATTACCCTTCTTCAGATTCTCATCCCTAAAAGGATCAAAGGAAGGCTTGGAGTGTTCTGTTTGCTTATCGAAATTCGAAGATGTCGAAATCCTTAGGCTCTTGCCAAAATGTAAGCATGCTTTTCACATTGATTGCATTGATCACTGGCTTGAGAAACACGCAAGCTGCCCTCTTTGCAGGCACAAGGTGAATCCGGCCGACGAGTCGATTTTCGCCTATTCAAACAGCTTAAGGAGGCTTGTTATCAATAATTCGGCCGCGGACGAAGACTCCAACATGGAGCTCTTCGTCCaaagagaggaggaagaagaaggaggagaagcagAGCGACGCGGCTCAACAAGATTTAGTATTGGAAGTATTAGTCTCCGGAGATTATTTTCGAAGGATGTTAAGGAAGAAGAGTTGCCTATACAGAACAGAACCGATTGCGAAAACAAGGAGTACCATAAACACAAACACCGGATTACTGTCTCCGATGTTGTGTTTAAGAATCGGTGGAGCAATGTTAGCTCTTCAGACATAATGTTCTTGAACTCCGAGATGCTTAACGAGGTTTCGAGTTGCCGGTTCGACAACCAGAATGCAAATGATCAAGGAATCTTGAACCTCAAGGAAGAGATGGAAAGGAAGATTTCATTTGAGAGCAAAATTGGTGCAATAAACAAGATTAATAACTCAAATTCAGATAAggctccttcttcttcttcttcttctacttctataaAGCATTTGATGAATGAACATAGTGAGAAAAGGTCAATGTCAGAAATCATAGGAGTTTCAAGATTTGGTGAAATAGGAATGATGATGAAACAACAAAACAGAGCATTTAATAaggattcttcttctttgattgaTGAGAACAATAACATGAAAGAAGAAAGGATGAGGCAGCTTTGGTTTCCAATTGCAAGAAGAACAGTTCAATGGTTTGTGAATAGAGAAACAAGGTCTCATCATAAGAATAATCAAAAGACATTAGATGTATAG
- the LOC107490296 gene encoding ninja-family protein mc410 isoform X2 produces MDDDSGLELSLGLSCGGSSGKSKNKNGSSSDIRAEDAGKSGKMVDDFKSMFDAGSQKPDSVAGARRSDSTKPEENFFSDLSKAKDDNASLNLNGGGFWAANSSKPIEIEDDNRLEAVNKRKMSFDDIRNQKKHGSDVHHANLHERARTSHLSITEDGSTAENEDVADSEAENSTSRPLTHHSDGSKGFIRVGASSDVTKGARGIADSSATDFNGQKRFNGSSEKDFKHANMTYAPSPQRLMHVMPTAAGEAGGQAVSNAPLHMNMTFGYPPFQLPMLDKDSSLGMVSRPQQLHASFAGRGPPNSAGLHVIPSSISEAMPFEGRPLERSKGDGKLRVPEEGSSSQPEDVKGSSTNLRAKDVQDQSTGEGSIIDFSNIKPGLAADVKFGGCGSYPNLPWVSTTGSGPNGRTISGVTYRYSTNQIRIVCACHGSHMTPEEFVRHANEDRASPEGTAVLGTVANGNPAASSHG; encoded by the exons ATGGACGACGACAGTGGGCTTGAGCTCAGCTTGGGTTTATCTTGTGGTGGCTCGTCTGGCAAATCCAAGAACAAGAATGGTAGTTCCTCAGATATTAGGGCAGAAGATGCTGGAAAAAGTGGAAAAATGGTTGATGACTTTAAGAGTATGTTTGATGCTGGATCTCAGAAGCCAGACTCGGTTGCTGGGGCTCGAAGATCTGATTCCACAAAGCCTGAGGAAAACTTCTTTAGTGACCTTTCAAAGGCCAAAGACGACAATGCTTCTTTGAATTTGAACGGGGGAGGATTTTGGGCTGCAAATAGTAGCAAACCTATTGAAATCGAGGATGACAATCGGTTAGAGGCAGTGAACAAACGAAAGATGTCTTTTGATGATATACGTAATCAAAAGAAGCATGGAAGTGATGTTCATCATGCCAATTTACATGAGAGGGCAAGAACATCACACCTTTCTATAACCGAAGATGGTTCAACTGCCGAGAATGAAGACGTGGCTGATTCTGAAGCTGAGAACTCCACCTCGAGGCCTCTCACACACCACAGTGATGGTTCGAAAGGATTCATAAGGGTTGGTGCTTCTTCTGATGTTACAAAAGGGGCTCGTGGAATTGCTGACTCGAGTGCCACGGACTTTAATGGGCAGAAAAGGTTTAACGGGTCGtcagaaaaagattttaagCATGCAAACATGACTTATG CACCGAGCCCTCAGAGATTGATGCATGTGATGCCTACAGCTGCTGGTGAAGCAGGAGGCCAAGCTGTGAGTAATGCGCCCTTGCACATGAACATGACGTTTGGATATCCTCCTTTTCAGCTTCCCATGTTGGATAAGGATAGCTCGTTGGGCATGGTTTCCCGTCCTCAGCAGTTACACGCTTCCTTTGCTGGCAGGGGTCCACCCAATTCAG CTGGCCTACATGTAATCCCGAGCAGTATATCTGAGGCCATGCCATTTGAAGGAAGGCCATTGGAACGATCCAAAGGTGACGGCAAACTGCGTGTTCCTGAAGAAGGCTCCTCTTCACAACCTGAAGATGTGAAGGGAAGCAGCACAAACCTCAGGGCAAAAGATGTACAGGACCAGTCTACTGGAGAAGGTTCCATCATTGATTTCTCAAACATAAAGCCAGGTCTTGCCGCAGATGTCAAATTTGGTGGATGTGGTTCATACCCAAACCTGCCTTGGGTATCCACCACAGGATCAGGTCCAAATGGAAGGACCATTTCTGGTGTTACATACCGATACAGTACTAACCAAATCAGGATAGTTTGCGCATGCCATGGGTCTCACATGACCCCCGAGGAGTTTGTTCGGCATGCAAACGAAGACCGAGCCAGTCCGGAGGGAACTGCAGTTTTGGGGACAGTGGCGAATGGCAACCCTGCAGCCTCCTCACACGGCTAG
- the LOC107490296 gene encoding ninja-family protein mc410 isoform X1: protein MDDDSGLELSLGLSCGGSSGKSKNKNGSSSDIRAEDAGKSGKMVDDFKSMFDAGSQKPDSVAGARRSDSTKPEENFFSDLSKAKDDNASLNLNGGGFWAANSSKPIEIEDDNRLEAVNKRKMSFDDIRNQKKHGSDVHHANLHERARTSHLSITEDGSTAENEDVADSEAENSTSRPLTHHSDGSKGFIRVGASSDVTKGARGIADSSATDFNGQKRFNGSSEKDFKHANMTYGTSFPVQQVNMMNVPYPKESNSVAAPSPQRLMHVMPTAAGEAGGQAVSNAPLHMNMTFGYPPFQLPMLDKDSSLGMVSRPQQLHASFAGRGPPNSAGLHVIPSSISEAMPFEGRPLERSKGDGKLRVPEEGSSSQPEDVKGSSTNLRAKDVQDQSTGEGSIIDFSNIKPGLAADVKFGGCGSYPNLPWVSTTGSGPNGRTISGVTYRYSTNQIRIVCACHGSHMTPEEFVRHANEDRASPEGTAVLGTVANGNPAASSHG from the exons ATGGACGACGACAGTGGGCTTGAGCTCAGCTTGGGTTTATCTTGTGGTGGCTCGTCTGGCAAATCCAAGAACAAGAATGGTAGTTCCTCAGATATTAGGGCAGAAGATGCTGGAAAAAGTGGAAAAATGGTTGATGACTTTAAGAGTATGTTTGATGCTGGATCTCAGAAGCCAGACTCGGTTGCTGGGGCTCGAAGATCTGATTCCACAAAGCCTGAGGAAAACTTCTTTAGTGACCTTTCAAAGGCCAAAGACGACAATGCTTCTTTGAATTTGAACGGGGGAGGATTTTGGGCTGCAAATAGTAGCAAACCTATTGAAATCGAGGATGACAATCGGTTAGAGGCAGTGAACAAACGAAAGATGTCTTTTGATGATATACGTAATCAAAAGAAGCATGGAAGTGATGTTCATCATGCCAATTTACATGAGAGGGCAAGAACATCACACCTTTCTATAACCGAAGATGGTTCAACTGCCGAGAATGAAGACGTGGCTGATTCTGAAGCTGAGAACTCCACCTCGAGGCCTCTCACACACCACAGTGATGGTTCGAAAGGATTCATAAGGGTTGGTGCTTCTTCTGATGTTACAAAAGGGGCTCGTGGAATTGCTGACTCGAGTGCCACGGACTTTAATGGGCAGAAAAGGTTTAACGGGTCGtcagaaaaagattttaagCATGCAAACATGACTTATGGTACTTCCTTCCCTGTTCAACAAGTAAATATGATGAATGTGCCTTACCCAAAAGAGTCCAACTCTGTTGCAGCACCGAGCCCTCAGAGATTGATGCATGTGATGCCTACAGCTGCTGGTGAAGCAGGAGGCCAAGCTGTGAGTAATGCGCCCTTGCACATGAACATGACGTTTGGATATCCTCCTTTTCAGCTTCCCATGTTGGATAAGGATAGCTCGTTGGGCATGGTTTCCCGTCCTCAGCAGTTACACGCTTCCTTTGCTGGCAGGGGTCCACCCAATTCAG CTGGCCTACATGTAATCCCGAGCAGTATATCTGAGGCCATGCCATTTGAAGGAAGGCCATTGGAACGATCCAAAGGTGACGGCAAACTGCGTGTTCCTGAAGAAGGCTCCTCTTCACAACCTGAAGATGTGAAGGGAAGCAGCACAAACCTCAGGGCAAAAGATGTACAGGACCAGTCTACTGGAGAAGGTTCCATCATTGATTTCTCAAACATAAAGCCAGGTCTTGCCGCAGATGTCAAATTTGGTGGATGTGGTTCATACCCAAACCTGCCTTGGGTATCCACCACAGGATCAGGTCCAAATGGAAGGACCATTTCTGGTGTTACATACCGATACAGTACTAACCAAATCAGGATAGTTTGCGCATGCCATGGGTCTCACATGACCCCCGAGGAGTTTGTTCGGCATGCAAACGAAGACCGAGCCAGTCCGGAGGGAACTGCAGTTTTGGGGACAGTGGCGAATGGCAACCCTGCAGCCTCCTCACACGGCTAG